A part of Streptomyces sp. NBC_01497 genomic DNA contains:
- a CDS encoding NAD(P)/FAD-dependent oxidoreductase, with translation MSGAARSTAVVGSGVAGLTAAWILRGGGHEVTLYEADDRLGGHAHTHDAASADGRIHGVDSGFIVHNARTYPYLLRLLRELDVRTQESEMSMSVRCEGCGLQYAGARGLRGVFAQPRNILNPSYLRMLGEIPRFHRAARRLLTRDTREREQEQPSREGQEHGNPVPEAPATRRAAATDAGREPAAQATTLGAFLDAGGFSRYFIAHFITPLVSAVWSCDGQTALRYPAHYLFRFLDHHGLLSVSDSPSWRTVTGGSRTYVERIGKQLTAVHTATPVRTIARGPRGATVTAEDGRTTSYDGVVIAVHPGEALRLLADATDEERQVLGAFRYSRNPAQLHTDTSLLPSAAGAAASWNMRLPSCDASAAAVRISYDMNRLQRLDAPERYVVTLNGADLVDEGSVIAHVDYEHPVYTPESVAAQHHLPGLNTGVTAYAGAYHGWGFHEDGCRSGVRAAASLGVDW, from the coding sequence ATGAGTGGAGCGGCGCGGAGCACGGCCGTCGTGGGCAGCGGAGTGGCCGGCCTGACGGCCGCCTGGATCCTGCGCGGAGGCGGCCACGAGGTGACGCTCTACGAGGCCGACGACCGGCTCGGCGGCCATGCGCACACACACGACGCAGCCTCCGCCGACGGCCGGATACACGGGGTCGACTCCGGCTTCATCGTGCACAACGCGCGCACGTATCCGTATCTCCTGCGCCTCTTGCGGGAACTGGACGTGCGGACGCAGGAGTCGGAGATGAGCATGTCCGTACGCTGCGAGGGCTGCGGCCTTCAGTACGCGGGCGCACGCGGCCTCCGCGGTGTGTTCGCCCAGCCGCGCAACATCCTCAATCCCTCCTATCTGCGCATGCTCGGCGAGATCCCCCGCTTCCACCGCGCGGCCCGCCGCCTGTTGACGCGGGACACCCGGGAGCGAGAGCAGGAGCAGCCTTCGCGGGAAGGTCAGGAACACGGGAACCCCGTTCCCGAGGCGCCGGCAACGCGTCGCGCGGCGGCGACGGACGCGGGGCGGGAGCCGGCCGCACAGGCCACCACCCTCGGTGCGTTCCTCGACGCGGGCGGCTTCTCCCGCTACTTCATCGCTCATTTCATCACCCCCCTGGTCTCGGCCGTCTGGTCCTGCGACGGGCAGACGGCGCTGCGCTATCCCGCTCACTACCTGTTCCGCTTCCTCGACCACCACGGCCTGCTGTCCGTCAGCGACTCCCCCTCCTGGCGCACGGTGACCGGAGGCTCGCGAACGTATGTGGAACGCATCGGCAAACAACTCACCGCCGTCCACACGGCGACTCCCGTACGCACGATCGCCCGGGGCCCGCGCGGAGCCACCGTCACCGCCGAGGACGGCCGCACCACGTCGTACGACGGTGTGGTGATCGCCGTCCATCCCGGCGAGGCCCTACGGCTTCTCGCCGACGCCACCGACGAGGAACGGCAGGTGCTCGGGGCCTTCCGCTACTCCCGCAACCCGGCCCAGCTGCACACCGACACATCCCTGCTGCCGAGTGCGGCCGGCGCCGCGGCGTCATGGAACATGCGCCTCCCGAGCTGCGACGCGAGCGCGGCGGCCGTCCGCATCAGCTACGACATGAACCGGCTCCAGCGCCTCGACGCGCCCGAGCGGTACGTCGTGACGCTCAACGGCGCGGACCTCGTCGACGAGGGGAGCGTCATCGCCCACGTGGACTACGAACACCCCGTGTACACACCGGAATCGGTGGCCGCGCAGCACCACCTGCCCGGCCTGAACACCGGTGTCACCGCCTACGCCGGCGCCTACCACGGCTGGGGTTTCCACGAGGACGGCTGTCGCTCCGGGGTGCGGGCGGCCGCCTCACTGGGGGTGGACTGGTGA
- a CDS encoding molybdopterin-dependent oxidoreductase, whose protein sequence is MSGDTEVGTPKGRPGRRGGRGPRVLLGATSGLLSGFAALAVAELVSAAVRPEASPVTVVGGAAVDRTPPALKDFAVRHFGTNDKAVLQLGIVVVLALFAVAVGVFALRYRRTGAGVALLFGAVGVAAASTRPDARLSDVLPSAVGGVVACGLLHWLVGRVPAPYGGGAGTLSQEAARDATGSDDAAGSRKAAGRESTPASGTRTGRVPVRASGSESESGTGSPFEPGSESASCTDSEPDTGIASGPSTASASGTESGNGPGAGPGIRPGAGPGDVPLVRGVFDRRGFVVAATAAAAASAGAGALGRHLNSDKAAAQAADRADIVLPRPASPARPVPAGAHLGVAGLSPFMTSTKDFYRVDTALAVPQVDAMTWKLRLHGKGVRRPVTLTFRDLLRRDLVERDITLTCVSNEVGGPYVGNARWIGVHLADVLREAGVRPPSEGGPADQLVARSVDGMTIGSPVETVMDGRDALLVLGMNGEPLPFAHGFPVRMLVPGLYGYVSACKWLTDLELTTFDDFDAYWVKRTWSREAPIKTESRIDTPRPFASPKAGVVPVAGVAWAQRRGIARVEVRVDGGPWHEAKLGAEDTRDTWRQWMWPWPATSGSHTLEVRATDRTGYTQTEKRVGTVPNGATGWHSVVVAVP, encoded by the coding sequence GTGAGTGGAGATACGGAAGTCGGCACACCGAAGGGCCGCCCCGGGCGTCGGGGCGGCCGGGGACCGCGTGTCCTGCTGGGCGCGACGAGCGGTTTGCTCTCGGGGTTCGCGGCGCTCGCCGTGGCGGAACTGGTCTCGGCGGCGGTACGCCCCGAGGCGAGTCCGGTCACGGTGGTGGGTGGCGCGGCCGTCGACCGCACCCCGCCCGCGCTGAAGGACTTCGCGGTACGGCACTTCGGGACCAACGACAAGGCGGTGCTGCAGCTGGGCATCGTGGTCGTCCTGGCTCTGTTCGCCGTCGCCGTCGGGGTGTTCGCCCTCCGGTACCGCAGGACGGGTGCCGGCGTCGCGCTCCTGTTCGGTGCTGTGGGTGTCGCCGCGGCGTCGACCCGGCCGGACGCGCGACTGTCCGATGTCCTGCCGTCCGCCGTGGGTGGAGTGGTGGCCTGCGGGCTGCTCCATTGGCTGGTCGGCCGGGTTCCGGCCCCGTACGGGGGCGGGGCCGGGACACTCAGCCAGGAAGCGGCCCGGGATGCGACCGGTTCGGATGACGCGGCAGGGTCGCGGAAGGCGGCGGGCCGTGAGAGCACGCCCGCGTCCGGCACCAGGACCGGTCGCGTGCCCGTCCGAGCGTCCGGGTCCGAGTCCGAGTCCGGGACCGGGAGTCCGTTCGAGCCCGGCAGCGAGTCGGCGTCCTGCACCGACTCCGAGCCCGACACCGGCATCGCGTCCGGGCCCAGCACCGCTTCGGCGTCCGGCACCGAGTCCGGAAACGGGCCCGGGGCAGGGCCCGGTATTCGGCCGGGGGCGGGGCCCGGGGACGTGCCCCTCGTGCGGGGCGTGTTCGACCGGCGTGGGTTCGTCGTCGCCGCGACAGCGGCTGCGGCGGCCTCGGCCGGGGCGGGCGCTCTCGGCCGGCACCTCAACAGCGACAAGGCGGCGGCGCAGGCGGCGGACCGCGCGGACATCGTCCTGCCGCGCCCGGCGTCGCCTGCCCGGCCGGTCCCGGCCGGGGCGCACCTGGGGGTGGCGGGTCTCAGCCCGTTCATGACGTCCACCAAGGACTTCTACCGGGTGGACACCGCGCTGGCCGTTCCGCAGGTGGATGCCATGACGTGGAAGCTGCGGCTGCACGGCAAGGGGGTGCGCCGGCCGGTGACACTGACGTTCCGGGACCTGCTGCGGCGTGACCTCGTCGAGCGTGACATCACCCTCACGTGTGTCTCGAACGAGGTGGGTGGCCCGTACGTCGGCAACGCCCGTTGGATCGGGGTCCACCTCGCCGACGTTCTCCGGGAGGCGGGTGTACGGCCCCCGTCCGAGGGCGGGCCGGCCGACCAGCTCGTCGCGCGCTCCGTCGACGGGATGACGATCGGCTCCCCCGTGGAGACGGTGATGGACGGCCGGGACGCGTTGCTCGTCCTCGGGATGAACGGCGAACCGCTGCCGTTCGCGCACGGCTTCCCCGTACGCATGCTGGTGCCGGGCCTGTACGGGTACGTCTCCGCCTGCAAGTGGCTGACGGATCTCGAACTCACCACGTTCGACGACTTCGACGCCTACTGGGTCAAGCGGACGTGGTCGCGTGAGGCGCCCATCAAGACCGAGTCCCGGATCGACACACCACGGCCGTTCGCGAGCCCGAAGGCGGGTGTGGTGCCGGTCGCCGGTGTGGCCTGGGCACAGCGCAGGGGCATAGCCCGGGTCGAGGTCCGGGTCGACGGCGGGCCGTGGCACGAGGCGAAGCTCGGTGCGGAGGACACCCGCGACACCTGGCGCCAGTGGATGTGGCCGTGGCCCGCCACGTCGGGCAGCCACACGTTGGAGGTCCGTGCCACCGACCGCACGGGCTACACGCAGACGGAGAAGCGCGTCGGGACGGTGCCGAACGGCGCCACCGGCTGGCATTCGGTGGTGGTCGCCGTGCCCTGA
- a CDS encoding fasciclin domain-containing protein — protein MIAQRFQRTAAIAAAALALPVVLTACSSDNSKSSDKAGSAASSAMPPKASASSAPSTMDQPFGPACSSVPKSGAGSFNGMSQDPVATAASNNPDLSTLVTAVKKAGLVDTLNNAKGITVFAPTNEAFAKIPKAQLDKVLSDKATLTKILTYHVVGQRVTPSQLGNGAFASLEKEKVMTAGSGDAFKVNDTANIVCGNVPTSNATVYIIDSVLMPKM, from the coding sequence ATGATCGCCCAGCGTTTCCAGCGGACCGCCGCCATCGCCGCCGCCGCCCTCGCCCTGCCGGTCGTCCTGACGGCGTGTTCGAGCGACAACAGCAAGAGCAGCGACAAGGCGGGCTCCGCAGCCTCGTCGGCGATGCCGCCCAAGGCCTCCGCGTCGAGCGCCCCCAGCACGATGGACCAGCCGTTCGGGCCTGCCTGTTCGTCCGTTCCCAAGAGCGGCGCCGGCAGCTTCAACGGCATGTCGCAGGACCCGGTGGCCACCGCGGCGTCGAACAACCCCGACCTGTCCACGCTGGTCACGGCCGTGAAGAAGGCCGGACTCGTCGACACCCTCAACAACGCCAAGGGCATCACGGTGTTCGCGCCCACCAACGAGGCGTTCGCCAAGATCCCGAAGGCTCAGCTCGACAAGGTCCTCAGTGACAAGGCGACGCTGACGAAGATCCTCACGTACCACGTGGTGGGCCAGAGGGTGACGCCGTCGCAGCTCGGCAACGGCGCGTTCGCCTCCCTGGAGAAGGAGAAGGTCATGACGGCCGGCTCCGGCGACGCCTTCAAGGTGAACGACACCGCGAACATCGTCTGCGGCAACGTGCCGACCTCCAACGCGACGGTCTACATCATCGACAGCGTTCTGATGCCGAAGATGTGA